A section of the Deltaproteobacteria bacterium genome encodes:
- a CDS encoding amidohydrolase family protein: MLLKAPIIVTMEGPPLKDHAILVEGEKITAILPYAQAPSNRECLELPHMVLLPGLVNAHCHLELSQLPEPLPYPGSFVLWIDQLTRLKLQQTPEQVEAAIKSGIQQLLDGGTTTVADHLSPGTSLQPLLESPLEGTCYLEVLGVEEQRALHFYQQAMEKQKAKSKKQKYKPKFKITPTPHATYSLLPEVFAKLVSQPPPLSIHIAESAEEFLLFKEASGPLAEFLELKGKLPATICETPLQYLKRLSLLPRKGMAIHANYLEDEDVALLQNAEMCVVHCPGSHDYFEHGRFPMGLSEDGKMNIALGTDSLASNESLSMLRQMQLALDHYAELTPDLAIKMATRNGAKALLRENEIGTLKEGKLANIIGVPFRFPKRNIYENILLNDKVQFSMIRGQVIRGL, translated from the coding sequence ATGCTTCTCAAAGCCCCCATTATTGTGACGATGGAAGGTCCTCCTTTGAAGGACCATGCAATTCTCGTGGAGGGGGAGAAGATCACCGCGATTCTTCCTTACGCCCAAGCGCCTTCAAATAGGGAATGTCTTGAACTTCCGCACATGGTACTTCTGCCGGGTCTCGTGAATGCCCATTGTCATCTGGAACTTTCACAATTGCCGGAGCCGCTCCCTTATCCCGGATCGTTTGTGCTCTGGATTGACCAATTAACCCGTCTGAAATTGCAACAAACTCCCGAACAAGTGGAGGCCGCGATCAAAAGCGGAATTCAGCAACTCCTTGATGGCGGCACCACCACCGTTGCCGATCATTTAAGCCCGGGCACTTCTTTGCAACCGCTTTTGGAATCCCCTTTGGAAGGGACTTGTTATCTGGAAGTTTTAGGCGTGGAGGAACAGAGGGCGCTTCATTTTTATCAGCAAGCCATGGAAAAGCAAAAAGCAAAAAGCAAAAAGCAAAAATATAAACCAAAATTTAAAATCACGCCGACACCTCATGCAACCTATTCTCTTTTGCCGGAGGTTTTTGCAAAACTTGTTTCACAACCGCCGCCCTTGTCGATTCACATCGCCGAAAGTGCCGAGGAGTTTTTACTGTTTAAAGAAGCGTCGGGACCTCTTGCGGAATTTTTGGAGCTCAAGGGGAAATTACCGGCGACGATCTGTGAAACACCGCTTCAATATTTGAAACGTCTTTCTTTATTGCCCCGCAAAGGAATGGCGATTCACGCGAATTATCTGGAAGACGAGGATGTCGCTCTTTTGCAAAACGCGGAGATGTGTGTTGTGCACTGCCCGGGAAGTCACGACTACTTTGAACATGGCCGTTTCCCGATGGGACTTTCGGAAGATGGTAAAATGAATATCGCATTGGGGACAGACAGTTTGGCCAGCAATGAAAGCTTAAGCATGCTGAGACAAATGCAATTGGCTCTCGATCACTATGCCGAACTAACTCCCGATCTTGCCATCAAAATGGCCACCCGCAATGGAGCCAAAGCCCTGCTTAGGGAAAATGAAATCGGAACACTCAAAGAAGGAAAACTAGCCAACATCATCGGCGTCCCGTTTCGTTTTCCAAAAAGAAATATCTACGAAAATATTCTGCTGAACGACAAAGTGCAGTTCTCAATGATCCGAGGTCAAGTAATCCGCGGCTTGTGA